In Bradyrhizobium manausense, the sequence GTCAGGCGCCATTTGATCTCGGGCGCGCTCTGCGCGATCGCAGGTGCCGCAACCAGCGTCGTCGCGCTGGCGACTGCGCCGCCTTTGAGGAATGTACGGCGTTTCATAATGAGCTCTCTCCCTTGAAATCGGGCTTGAAATGGATGGCGTAAGCCACGGTCTTCGCGGACCATTTGCCCGTTCCAGCCATGCAGTTCAAGCCATGATGAGGGAGGAGCGCCCTGCCAAATCGCCGGTGCGACGCAGCCCTATCCGTCATGGCGAGCGCAGCGAAGCAATCCAGACCGCCTCCGCGGAAAGACTCTGGATTGCTTCGCTGCGCTCGCCATGACGGAGTATGAGCGCTGGATCGGCTTACGCAGCCTCCTCGTACAGGCCCGCGATAAAGTCGCCGAACGTCGGCGTGAGCGCCAGGACATAGCCCCATTTGTCAGACATCGCTTCTGCAAGCGTCCACGGCCTGTCGTATTCAGCGACCTCGTGATCGATGAACCAGATCTGGCCGAAATGCGCCTTGTCGATCGTCATGCAGATCGGATTGCCGCCGTGATCGCTCATGATCCATAGCAGTTCGTCGACGGTAGGCCATTGCGGAGTCTCACGCGTCCGCACCAGCGAGCATTCGTCGCTTCGCAGTCCGAGCACCTCCTGGACCGCACCGGCCCAATGCCCTTGCGGCCAGTTGAACTCGGCCGAACCCTGGAAATAGCCGCCGGCGCTGGCCAGCACGAATTGACGATAGTCATCCGGCAAGCGGCACCCGTGCGTTTTCTCGAACGACGCGAGCGCAGCTTCGGTCGGCGGCTCACCGGCGGCGCTATCGACTCCGGCGATGAATTTGGCGATGTGCATGCATTCTCTCCACGGCGCGTCCAGGCGCCATGGCTTCGTCGCGGCCGCAGGGAAGCCGGTTCGAGGAGGAGAGAACTTTGCCTAGAGCAGCTTCGCGCTCACGAACAGCGCGCGCACCGCGTTGGTCGCCTGGACCGCGAGCATGGCGTTGTCGGCCGCGCCTTCAAGTGCATGGACGGCGTCGTCATGCAGCGAGCGGAATTCCATCCACTCGACCGATTTGAAATTGGTGAGGAATTGATAGGCCTGGCCGACAGTCGCGATCGCCAGCGTGTCACCGTTCAGCTTGATCTTGAACGTCGTGCGCAGCGGGGTCTCGGAGCTTGCTGGATCACTCATGGGCTGCTTCTGAACGACAACGGCTTAACGAAGGGAAAACGGCAGCCCCGCCGCAGGCAAACGTCAGACATCGACGATCAGGAATCGGTGCTGCCGCGCTGCGAGGCGGTCGTCGCACCGCTCAGGCTTGGCACCACGACCAGGCGGTTGAACTCGCCATTGTCGTAGGCCTTCATGAAGCGATCATAGTCCTTGATCGAAACGCAACCGTTGGAATCGCCGCGCGGTCCGAGCATGTAGGTGTGGGTGAGCAGGCCGACGCGGCCGAGCGCGCTCGTGCCGTCCGTCGGAGTCAAACGCAGCGCCCGCACGCCGTGGAACAGCTTTTCGCGCGGCTTCAAATCGTAGGTCGCAGGCGGGGTCGCGCCGACCATGCGCTGGTCGACATGGTCAGGGTCGTCCATCAGCGCGCCCATTCCGGAATGGGCCTCGAGCGCGACGCCGCTCGGCAGGTAAAGCGCCTTGGCCTTGATGTCATAGACCGCCGTGCGCGAATCGTAACCGAGCGCGGCGAGATCCGGCGCCTTGCCGAACAGGCCGCTGTCAGGTGTCAGCGAAGCCAGCCTGATCTTGTCGGTGAATTTCTCGAAGAAATTGCGATTGTCGACGCGGGGATTGCTCTCGGCAAAGGCCTGGCTGGAGGCGATCTGGGCGCTGAGATCCGCCTGCACGGGCCGCGAGCGCGGCATCGGGACAGCGTCGGCGCGCTGCGAGGATTTCGCAGTCTCGTCGGTCGGGGCCTGATCGTTTTCGGTCAGGGTCGAACGCCAGTCGTCGCCTTGGAGCTTTTGGGCGAGCATCGCCTTGGCATCGCGCAGCTTGAGCTGGACCGCATTCAGGGCGGAGCGCTCCATCGTCCGCAGGCCAAGCTCTCGCGCTGGCGGATTGCCCGACAGCGAAGCGAAGCGATCGTCGAACGAGGGAGAGTTGGCCGGCGGAAGTGCGGCGGTGACCAGCGGCGTCGAGTCGCCGATATCAGCGACCCACGCAGCGGCGCCAAGCGCCAGCGCGATGGCGGCCATAGACAGCAGTATCGTCTCGGCTCGCCCAATACGGCGGCGCGACAACAGCCTCTCGGCGCTTGCGCGGTCGGAAACCATTAGATCCCCAAATCGACCCCGGGGGACCCAACCCCCACCCGGAGACTCTCTATACCAGCTACCACATTGGGAGCCAAAAGTTAGGCATAATCGCGGCCGGCAAGCCTTCGGGAGGTATCCAATGACCGATCCTTTCGATCTAGAGCGCTTCCTGAGAGCCCAGGAGCCGGTTTTTCGCGCCGTTTTGGCCGAGCTGGCCCGAGGCCGGAAGCAGAGCCACTGGATGTGGTTCGTCTTCCCGCAAATCACCGGCCTCGGCTTCAGCGCCATGTCCCAACGCTACGCCATCGGCTCGCGGGCGGAGGCCATAGCCTATCTCGCCCACCCCGTCCTCGGCCCGCGACTGATCGAATGCACCCGCCTCGTCCTCGCCGTTGAAGGACAGACCATCAATTCGATCCTCGGCGCACCCGACGATGCCAAATTCCGCTCGTCGATGACGCTGTTCGGCGAGGTCGCCGACGAGCCCGCTTTCAACGAAGCGCTCGCCAAGTATTTCGCCGGCGAGCGCGATGATGCGACGCTGGATATCCTCGCGTCTCTCGATCGAACGACCAGCTGACCGCGACAACGGCCGCCCCAGCGTAAACCCGCGATTAATACGCTCCCCTTATTTTTCGGAGAATATCTTTCTCTCCCCTGCGCCAATTGCCGGAAGAATCATGAAAATCGGTACGCTGCTGACCACCGCCATCGTCTCGCTCTCGACCGTCGGCGGCGGCCTCGCCGTCTACGTTGCCGTGACGAAATACCAGACGATCGAACGGATCACCGAGGCGCAGGGCCGGCTCGCGATCGTCCGCGCCGCCAGCGACATCCCGCGCTACCTCAACCCCGAGCGCGGCTTCGCCACCAACATCCTCTACGGGCCCGCGACCGTCGACCCGGCACAGCTCGCCCAGCACGACAAGCTGCGCAAGCACACCGACGGCGCCCGCGACAAGATGAACGCCCTGCGCAAGGAGCTGCCGGGCTCGTTCGACGACGGCAACACCATCGGCAGCAACATCGACGCCATCAATTCGAAATTCACCGCGCTGCGCGAAGCCATCGACAAGGCGATCGCAGGCCCCGCGGAAGCGCGCAAGGATGCCGCAAGGAAGGTCGTCGCCGACAATGCCGTGCTCAACGCCGGCATCACCGCGCTGCTCAACGAGCAGGTGCGCCGCATGGCGATCCTGAACGGCGATGCCTACCGCCAGGCCAACAACGCCAATATCGCCATGACGCTGCGCGACATCGGCGGCCTCAATGCCAGCGTGCACAAGAACCTCGTCGGCAGCAAGAAAGTCGCGAACGACGCCGAGAAGGCCGATATCGCCCGCATGCAGGGACGTAACGATCAGATCGTGATGTCGCTGATGGAATTGCGCGGCAATCCCGCGACCCCGGCCAATGTCGGTGCCGCGCTCGAGGCGCTGAAGTCCGGCTATGTCGAGGAATTCGGCCACGAGCTCAAGCTGGTCAAGGACGGCGCCGCCAGCGGCAAGTATGAGCACGACGTCGAAACCTATTACGCGGCCTCGCAGCGCGGCTTGGGCACGGTCATCGGCGTCCGCGACGCATTTTATGACAACGCCGAGCAGATCCTCGCCGGCGCGTCCGCCGCCGCACGCACCAGCTTCACGATCGCCCTGATCGGCCTGCTCGCCGTGCTGATCGCCAGCGCCGGCCTCATCGTGATGGTCCGCCGTCGTGTCTGCGCCCCCATCGTCAGCCTGACGAGCCGGATGTCGCGGCTCGCCGATGGCGACGTGGCCGGTGATATCCCCGGCGCCGCGCGCTCCGACGAAATCGGGGCGATGGCTGCAGCCGTCCAGGTCTTCAAGGACAACATGATCCGCGCCGACAAGCTGGCGGCCGAAAAGCAGGCCGAGAACGACGGCAAGATGCGGCGCGCCCAGGCGCTCGACGAATTGACCCGCTCCTTCGAGGCCAAGGTCACCGAGCTCGTCGGCGGCCTGTCGCAGGCATCCTCCACCATGGAGAGCACCGCGCAGTCGATGACCTCGACCGCAGCCCAGACCAACAGCCAGGCCGCAGTCGTCGCGGCCGCCTCCGAGCAGACCTCGAGCAACGTGCAGACGGTCGCCAGCGCGACGGAAGAGCTGACCTCGTCGATCGCCGAGATCGGCCGTCAGGTCGCGCAATCGACCGAGATCGCGGCCCGCGCCGTCGACAACGCCCGCCGCACTGGCGACACCGCGCGTGCGCTCGCCGAGGGCGCGCAGAAGATCGGCGACGTCGTCACGCTGATCCAGAGCATTGCCGAGCAGACCAATCTCCTGGCGCTCAACGCCACCATCGAGGCCGCCCGTGCCGGCGACGCCGGCCGTGGCTTTGCGGTGGTTGCGTCCGAGGTGAAATCGCTGGCCGGCCAGACCGCCAAGGCCACCACCGAGATCTCCGAGCAGATCACGGCGATCCAGGCCGCGAGCGACGAGACCGTGAACGCGATCCGCAACGTCGCCGATGTCATCGCCGAGATCGACCAGATCGGCACCGCGATTGCGGCCGCGATCGAAGAACAGGGCTCGGCGACCAAGGAAATCGCCCGCAGCGTCCAGGAAGCCGCCCGCGGCACCCAGGAAGTCAACACCAACATTTCAGGCGTGCAGCGCGCCGCCGACGACACCGGGACCGCCGCGCAGGAGGTTCTCGGCGCCGCCGAGCAGCTCTCGACCCAGTCGCGTGACCTCGCCGGCCAGTTCGACCGCTTCCTCGGCGAAGTCAGGGCGGCTTAGGGCGATCAGCGGCGTCAGGCGGGCTTTGTCACCATCCGCCTGCGACCAACCTCGATGAAAGGCACTTCGACGAAGCGCCACATCAGCCAGGCCGCCGGCGTCGTGATCAACACCCCCGCCAGGAACAGGATCGCCGCGCGCGCAACCGGCTGCTGGTCGAACGGCAGCAGACGGGCCGCAATGGCAAGCCCGATCATGTGCAGAAGATAGAAGCTGTACGATATACGTCCGTAGTACCTGATCACATCGAGATCGAACGGCCGCAGTACGGCAAGCGTGCGCGGACCGAAGGCAGCAAGGCAGATCAGCACAGACGCGCAAAGCGTTTCGAACGCGATCGTGACCGCGGTCTGCTTCCGGATCGCGACGATGAACATGACGGCAAACGCAGCAGAGGCAACGAACGTCGCCCGGGACGGCTGCAAATTCGATTGCGATGCATCGCTGAGCACGGTCCCGCCCGATTGCATCAGCAGGCCGACG encodes:
- a CDS encoding SMI1/KNR4 family protein, whose amino-acid sequence is MHIAKFIAGVDSAAGEPPTEAALASFEKTHGCRLPDDYRQFVLASAGGYFQGSAEFNWPQGHWAGAVQEVLGLRSDECSLVRTRETPQWPTVDELLWIMSDHGGNPICMTIDKAHFGQIWFIDHEVAEYDRPWTLAEAMSDKWGYVLALTPTFGDFIAGLYEEAA
- a CDS encoding DUF2778 domain-containing protein, which encodes MLSMAAIALALGAAAWVADIGDSTPLVTAALPPANSPSFDDRFASLSGNPPARELGLRTMERSALNAVQLKLRDAKAMLAQKLQGDDWRSTLTENDQAPTDETAKSSQRADAVPMPRSRPVQADLSAQIASSQAFAESNPRVDNRNFFEKFTDKIRLASLTPDSGLFGKAPDLAALGYDSRTAVYDIKAKALYLPSGVALEAHSGMGALMDDPDHVDQRMVGATPPATYDLKPREKLFHGVRALRLTPTDGTSALGRVGLLTHTYMLGPRGDSNGCVSIKDYDRFMKAYDNGEFNRLVVVPSLSGATTASQRGSTDS
- a CDS encoding DUF1810 domain-containing protein, which encodes MTDPFDLERFLRAQEPVFRAVLAELARGRKQSHWMWFVFPQITGLGFSAMSQRYAIGSRAEAIAYLAHPVLGPRLIECTRLVLAVEGQTINSILGAPDDAKFRSSMTLFGEVADEPAFNEALAKYFAGERDDATLDILASLDRTTS
- a CDS encoding methyl-accepting chemotaxis protein, yielding MKIGTLLTTAIVSLSTVGGGLAVYVAVTKYQTIERITEAQGRLAIVRAASDIPRYLNPERGFATNILYGPATVDPAQLAQHDKLRKHTDGARDKMNALRKELPGSFDDGNTIGSNIDAINSKFTALREAIDKAIAGPAEARKDAARKVVADNAVLNAGITALLNEQVRRMAILNGDAYRQANNANIAMTLRDIGGLNASVHKNLVGSKKVANDAEKADIARMQGRNDQIVMSLMELRGNPATPANVGAALEALKSGYVEEFGHELKLVKDGAASGKYEHDVETYYAASQRGLGTVIGVRDAFYDNAEQILAGASAAARTSFTIALIGLLAVLIASAGLIVMVRRRVCAPIVSLTSRMSRLADGDVAGDIPGAARSDEIGAMAAAVQVFKDNMIRADKLAAEKQAENDGKMRRAQALDELTRSFEAKVTELVGGLSQASSTMESTAQSMTSTAAQTNSQAAVVAAASEQTSSNVQTVASATEELTSSIAEIGRQVAQSTEIAARAVDNARRTGDTARALAEGAQKIGDVVTLIQSIAEQTNLLALNATIEAARAGDAGRGFAVVASEVKSLAGQTAKATTEISEQITAIQAASDETVNAIRNVADVIAEIDQIGTAIAAAIEEQGSATKEIARSVQEAARGTQEVNTNISGVQRAADDTGTAAQEVLGAAEQLSTQSRDLAGQFDRFLGEVRAA